ACCGAGACCGATTCGCTCGGCGCCATCGACATCCCCGCCGATCGCCTGTGGGGGCCGCAGACGGAACGGGCGCGGCGCTTGTTCCGCATCGGGACGGAGCGTTTCCCGCCGGGCCTGATCCGCGCCGTCGGGTTGCACAAATCCGCCTGCGCTGCCGCCAACGCCCGATTGGGCGAGCTTTCGGCCGACCTCGCCGAAACGATCGCCAAGGCCGCGGACGAAATAGCGGCGAGCGAGCGGGACGAGGAGTTCCCGCTGCCCGTCTGGCAGACCGGCAGCGGCACCCAGACCAACATGAACGCCAACGAGGTGATCGCCAACCGGGCCAACCAAATGCTCGGGCAGCCGCTCGGCAGCCGGAAGCCGGTGCATCCCAACGACCACGTGAACCGCGGCCAGTCCTCCAACGACAACTTCCCGACCATGATGCACATCGCCGCCGTGGAGGTGGTGGAGGGCCGGCTGCTCCCGGCGCTCGGCCGGTTGCACGCGGCGCTCTGGCGGCGGTCGGAGGAGTGGGCGGACATCGTCAAGGTGGGCCGGACGCACCTGATGGACGCGGTGCCGGTGACGCTCGGCCAGGAATTCGCCGCCTGGGCGCGGCAGGTGGAACTGGGCCAGGAACGCCTGCGCGCCACCCTGCCGCGCCTGCTGCTGCTGCCCCAGGGCGGCACGGCCGTGGGCACCGGCCTGAACCGCCACCCGGATTTCGACCGGGTGTTCTGCGAGATCGTG
This Longimicrobium sp. DNA region includes the following protein-coding sequences:
- a CDS encoding class II fumarate hydratase — its product is TETDSLGAIDIPADRLWGPQTERARRLFRIGTERFPPGLIRAVGLHKSACAAANARLGELSADLAETIAKAADEIAASERDEEFPLPVWQTGSGTQTNMNANEVIANRANQMLGQPLGSRKPVHPNDHVNRGQSSNDNFPTMMHIAAVEVVEGRLLPALGRLHAALWRRSEEWADIVKVGRTHLMDAVPVTLGQEFAAWARQVELGQERLRATLPRLLLLPQGGTAVGTGLNRHPDFDRVFCEIVAERTGLAFAPNPNKFEGMGAHDAFVELSGMMNVVAVSLNKIANDVRLLGSGPRSGISELVVPADGLSSSIMPGKTNPTQSEALTMVCAQVMGDNVTVTVAGAQGHLELNVFKPVIIHAVLRSAGLLADAAESFAENMVLKLEPNRDRIAENLAKSLMLVTALNPRIGYDAAVRIGKTALAENLTLKDAAAKLRLVSPEDFDRWVRPEQMVEPGATLAGG